One window of Cohnella hashimotonis genomic DNA carries:
- a CDS encoding response regulator transcription factor, producing MVRVLVVDDEAGISEAVAYALQREGYEVDTAADGVEALEKVAAQRPDVMVLDVMMPRMGGYEVCRKLDGRDRPAILLLTVKNDIVDKVLGLELGADDYMTKPFDIRELLARVKALARRVQLDHAPAQNAPADTETVRLGTLAIESLSRTARVDGQALELTPKEFDLLKLLAANPERVYTREALLELVWDMDFAGGTRTVDIHVQRLRRKLGDAQGLIQTVFGVGYKSARPSE from the coding sequence ATGGTACGTGTATTGGTGGTAGACGACGAGGCGGGAATCTCGGAGGCGGTCGCTTACGCGCTGCAGCGCGAGGGATATGAGGTCGATACGGCGGCGGATGGCGTGGAGGCGCTGGAAAAGGTGGCGGCGCAGCGACCGGACGTGATGGTGCTGGACGTGATGATGCCGCGCATGGGTGGATATGAAGTCTGCCGCAAGCTGGACGGCAGGGACCGTCCGGCCATTCTTCTGCTTACGGTTAAAAACGATATTGTAGACAAAGTGCTGGGGCTCGAGCTGGGGGCGGACGACTACATGACCAAGCCCTTCGACATCCGCGAGCTTCTCGCGCGCGTCAAGGCGCTCGCCCGCAGGGTACAGCTGGATCACGCACCGGCTCAGAACGCGCCAGCCGATACGGAGACGGTGCGGCTCGGCACGCTGGCGATCGAATCGCTCTCGCGGACGGCGCGCGTGGACGGGCAAGCGCTCGAACTGACGCCCAAGGAGTTCGATCTATTGAAGCTGCTGGCAGCTAATCCGGAGCGCGTGTACACGCGGGAAGCATTGCTTGAACTCGTGTGGGATATGGACTTCGCGGGAGGAACCCGGACGGTGGACATTCATGTCCAGCGGCTGCGGCGCAAGCTCGGAGACGCGCAGGGCCTGATCCAGACGGTGTTCGGCGTCGGCTACAAGAGCGCCAGGCCGTCGGAATGA
- a CDS encoding sensor histidine kinase, with translation MSRGVRIGLQGKQSLLLALLLAAIVAALSMQVLSGIRDDQKERLEQTFARQAEAANLRVRDAFLTGERVEAKPFMEKNAQRLAVDLGELSGMPVTLYDTDGVLAGTSLPIQPRTDASDALAYTARGMSAYITEGDALLYLAPLYNADQLLGTVQFHASLADQNAFYERIRDLFLYAGLAVLAGGFLVGYLFVRRQVSVIRRLNRATQQIGRGDYLSAAPVRRRDELGELAEGIFDMSGSISSSVTQLHEEKRKLMDAIARLTELERQQKQFIGNISHELKTPLTSIRAYADLLEMYADDPALLGKARERIGTEAARLYELVEKALQLSAMDVYDFETKAEQVALAPLLKEATERIRVKADAVGIRMTLDLQDGSVWADSDNLMHIVLNLLDNAVKYNVSGGAVTLSNRLTYGADGEPRMIVEVADTGRGIPQEAQSRIFDPFYTVSGDRSRATGGTGLGLSLVRSLAEKQGGSVRLAESGSGGSRFILELPVREPKRKS, from the coding sequence ATGAGCCGGGGCGTGCGCATCGGCCTGCAGGGCAAGCAGTCGCTGCTGCTCGCGCTGCTGCTGGCGGCTATCGTCGCCGCGCTGAGCATGCAGGTGCTGTCGGGCATTCGGGACGACCAGAAGGAGCGGCTCGAGCAGACCTTCGCCCGCCAGGCGGAGGCCGCGAATCTGCGCGTGCGCGATGCCTTTCTGACCGGCGAGCGCGTCGAGGCGAAGCCCTTTATGGAAAAAAACGCGCAGCGGCTGGCTGTCGACCTGGGCGAACTGAGCGGCATGCCGGTCACGCTCTACGATACGGACGGCGTCCTGGCCGGCACGTCGCTGCCCATTCAGCCGCGGACGGACGCGTCCGATGCGCTGGCCTACACGGCGAGGGGGATGTCCGCTTATATTACGGAAGGCGACGCGCTCTTATACCTCGCTCCGCTCTACAATGCCGATCAACTGCTCGGTACGGTACAATTCCACGCGTCGCTCGCCGACCAGAATGCGTTTTACGAGCGCATCCGCGATCTGTTCCTGTATGCAGGGCTCGCAGTGCTTGCGGGCGGCTTCCTCGTCGGCTATCTCTTCGTCCGGCGCCAGGTAAGCGTCATCCGCCGGCTGAACCGGGCCACTCAGCAGATCGGACGCGGCGATTATTTGTCCGCCGCGCCCGTGAGGCGCCGGGACGAGCTGGGCGAGCTGGCCGAAGGCATCTTCGACATGAGCGGCAGCATCTCTTCTTCGGTAACGCAGCTCCACGAGGAGAAGCGCAAGCTCATGGATGCGATCGCGCGGCTGACGGAGCTCGAGCGCCAGCAGAAGCAGTTCATCGGCAACATCAGCCACGAGTTGAAAACGCCGCTGACTTCGATCCGCGCTTACGCGGATCTGCTGGAGATGTACGCGGACGACCCGGCGTTGCTCGGCAAAGCAAGAGAGCGTATCGGCACGGAAGCCGCACGGCTGTACGAATTGGTCGAAAAGGCGCTGCAGCTGTCCGCGATGGACGTTTACGACTTTGAAACGAAAGCGGAACAGGTCGCACTCGCTCCCTTATTAAAGGAAGCCACCGAGCGCATACGGGTCAAAGCGGACGCCGTCGGCATCCGCATGACGCTGGATCTCCAGGACGGCAGCGTCTGGGCGGATTCCGACAATCTTATGCATATTGTGCTCAACCTGCTCGATAATGCGGTCAAGTACAATGTGTCGGGCGGCGCAGTGACGCTAAGCAACCGGCTGACGTATGGCGCAGACGGCGAGCCGCGAATGATCGTCGAGGTCGCGGATACCGGCAGAGGCATTCCGCAGGAGGCGCAGTCGCGCATCTTCGATCCGTTCTACACGGTCAGCGGCGACCGTTCGCGCGCGACCGGGGGTACCGGACTTGGACTGTCGCTTGTCCGCAGCCTTGCGGAAAAGCAGGGCGGCTCCGTTCGGCTCGCCGAATCCGGCTCGGGCGGCTCCCGATTCATACTCGAGCTGCCGGTACGAGAGCCTAAGCGCAAGTCGTAA
- a CDS encoding TolB family protein: protein MPNKKGEIAVKLTLLLMLAIELTACSAKNGEPIPVASGASAGQTDDASAAQGAGGGKRKLTVVKETDAPKRSDVAIERIHRFEGAAIDAWLSDDALRITTTKLEKPGTDTEEPKFSYAAETVDLTSDARKPAKPAETEGDTAALVKETLSPDGKFAFVQRWKDKYTARNFIKNVATGGMTEIKGTNYLESGGWIDEGTYLLAAGSMEGRGDVLSVKTDGTVSKMTLDDPQVELFTKFTASHGRVYYTDQAQNLKTLAYGTATKPTVLATGVSGFEVAPDGARIAVSTVVGQDGTAARLLLYGADGRQQGSAIGTGDLIPYMSWSADAVKLAFAVYAEDRSGMNGVYVFDAASGTVVPVVPNAFPQYPLSWNPSGTRLGVTAAGKGDLPVTEIIDFKNQQTP, encoded by the coding sequence ATGCCGAACAAAAAAGGAGAGATCGCCGTTAAGCTCACGCTATTGCTCATGCTCGCCATCGAACTGACAGCCTGCAGCGCCAAAAACGGCGAGCCGATCCCCGTCGCTTCCGGCGCGAGCGCCGGGCAGACGGACGATGCGTCCGCCGCGCAGGGCGCAGGCGGCGGCAAGCGCAAGCTGACCGTCGTCAAGGAGACGGACGCGCCGAAGCGGAGCGACGTGGCGATCGAACGCATCCATCGCTTCGAGGGCGCGGCGATCGACGCCTGGCTCTCGGACGACGCGCTCAGGATTACGACGACGAAGCTCGAAAAGCCGGGCACCGACACGGAGGAGCCGAAGTTCAGCTATGCGGCCGAGACCGTCGATCTGACGAGCGACGCCCGCAAGCCCGCGAAGCCGGCCGAGACGGAAGGCGACACGGCTGCGCTTGTGAAGGAAACCCTGTCTCCCGACGGCAAATTCGCCTTCGTGCAGCGGTGGAAGGATAAATATACGGCCCGCAACTTCATTAAAAATGTCGCCACCGGCGGCATGACCGAGATTAAAGGCACCAACTATCTCGAGTCGGGCGGCTGGATCGACGAAGGCACGTACCTTCTTGCGGCCGGCTCTATGGAAGGACGCGGCGACGTCCTGTCCGTCAAGACGGACGGCACCGTATCGAAGATGACGCTCGACGATCCGCAGGTCGAGCTGTTCACGAAGTTCACGGCATCGCACGGCCGCGTCTACTACACGGATCAGGCGCAGAACCTGAAGACGCTCGCCTACGGGACCGCTACGAAGCCCACCGTGCTCGCCACCGGCGTATCCGGCTTCGAGGTCGCGCCGGACGGCGCCAGAATCGCCGTCTCGACGGTCGTCGGCCAGGACGGAACGGCGGCTCGCCTGCTCCTCTACGGCGCGGACGGACGCCAGCAAGGCTCGGCGATCGGCACAGGCGATCTGATCCCGTACATGAGCTGGTCCGCCGATGCCGTGAAGCTCGCTTTCGCCGTATACGCGGAAGACCGCAGCGGCATGAACGGCGTGTACGTGTTCGACGCCGCTTCGGGCACGGTCGTGCCCGTCGTTCCGAACGCTTTTCCCCAATACCCGCTTAGCTGGAATCCCTCAGGCACGAGGCTGGGCGTCACGGCTGCCGGCAAGGGCGATCTGCCCGTCACGGAAATTATCGATTTTAAAAACCAACAAACCCCTTAA
- a CDS encoding YjgB family protein, giving the protein MKVSFKTASYGFVLAGVLVLAACNSAGSASSNGSDAPSASPSASASAAAPASPSASAGSGTEAPASPSAGEPASASAPASAAPTKVSAEVAAEIKELMKLAKEGKAPGISYVAHDSLIDDVKKDWGKPDSDDMAGKGFYAVYSKHHAAFGYNKGSQLFDIRSSDAKLQKLTLLQIEQTLGKPSSTTKSGDDTIYVYETGKEFQLKFAIPKSTGKVDHISVFSKTGSRNNMAG; this is encoded by the coding sequence ATGAAGGTATCTTTCAAAACGGCGTCCTACGGCTTCGTGCTGGCCGGCGTGCTCGTGCTCGCCGCGTGCAACTCCGCCGGATCGGCCTCGTCTAACGGAAGCGATGCGCCCAGTGCATCGCCGTCCGCATCCGCTTCCGCGGCGGCTCCCGCTTCGCCTTCGGCTTCCGCCGGCAGCGGGACCGAGGCGCCGGCTTCCCCGTCGGCCGGCGAGCCGGCGAGCGCATCGGCTCCGGCATCGGCCGCGCCGACCAAGGTCTCCGCCGAGGTCGCAGCCGAGATCAAAGAGCTGATGAAGCTTGCCAAGGAAGGCAAGGCGCCCGGCATCTCGTACGTCGCGCACGATTCGCTCATCGACGACGTAAAGAAGGATTGGGGCAAACCCGACTCGGACGATATGGCGGGCAAAGGCTTCTACGCCGTCTACAGCAAGCATCATGCCGCGTTCGGCTACAACAAAGGCAGCCAGCTGTTCGACATCCGCTCGAGCGACGCCAAGCTGCAGAAGCTGACGCTGCTGCAGATCGAGCAGACGCTGGGCAAACCGTCGTCCACGACCAAGAGCGGCGACGACACCATTTACGTCTACGAGACCGGCAAGGAGTTTCAGCTCAAATTCGCCATCCCGAAATCAACTGGCAAGGTCGATCATATCTCGGTCTTCTCGAAGACGGGATCGCGCAACAATATGGCGGGCTAA
- a CDS encoding LuxR C-terminal-related transcriptional regulator, which yields MNVQILTTKLYIPVSRSKTIPRPRLFERLNDGLDRKLTLVSASAGFGKTTLIGEWAAGCGRPVAWLSLDERDNDAARFLAHLVAAVNRITEPIGGDGALPRISQPSSTESALTILLNEVSAIPTPFVLVLDDFHVIRAKPIDDAVAFLLEHLPPQMHLVIATREDPQLPLSRLRVRGDLTELRAADLRFSAGEAAAFFNEAMGLALSADDIEALESRTEGWIAGLQLAALSMRGREDIPAFIRAFAGDNRYIIDYLVEEVLRRQPESMRSFLLQTSILERLSGPLCDAVTGEGEGSARLEALEKGNFFVVPLDDRREWYRYHHLFGEVLAVHLEADQPDRIAELHRRASRWYERHGSAADAIRHALAAGDDARAADLIECAWPEMRRLRQGLAVLGWLRALPDELIRRRPVLSVAFAWALMAGGEFGAVEERLQDAERRLETTASSQASMADRVVVDEEEFRHLPGTIAGYRAARAQVLGDIPAAIRYARRVLELVPEGDHLRRGAAAALLGLAAWTSGDLETAYRMFDEGMAGVLLAGNISDAIGGAIALADIRIAQGRLRQAMRVYERGLEVAESHGERMSRGTIDIHVAMSELDREHNDLQAAADRLLKGKELNERALRPQIGYRWYVAMARVAEANEDLNGALSLLHEAERLYKGHFFPNVRPISAMKTRIWLAMGRLDDALDWVREQGLSAYDELSYLREFEHVTLARTLLAKYRRDRSDHSIRQVLGLLERLLQAAEEGGRAGSSIEILILQAMAHETRGNRLDALGPLERALALAESEAYVRIFADVGQPMAALLEAALKQGVSPGYITQLLSALGRAESRAAHKHTLSEPLSDRELEVLRLFRTELSGPDIARMLHISLNTLRSHTKNIYSKLEVNNRRAAVRRAEELDLD from the coding sequence ATGAATGTGCAGATCCTAACTACGAAGCTGTATATTCCCGTGTCCCGGTCCAAGACCATTCCGCGACCGCGTCTGTTCGAGCGGTTGAACGACGGTCTGGACCGCAAGCTCACCCTTGTCTCCGCTTCCGCCGGATTTGGCAAGACGACGCTCATAGGCGAGTGGGCTGCCGGCTGCGGTCGACCTGTCGCATGGCTCTCCTTGGACGAAAGGGATAACGATGCCGCGCGTTTTCTCGCCCATCTCGTCGCTGCGGTGAACAGGATAACCGAGCCTATCGGAGGAGACGGAGCTCTCCCGCGCATTTCCCAACCGTCGTCTACCGAATCAGCGCTGACCATTCTGCTCAATGAGGTATCGGCGATCCCGACCCCTTTCGTTCTGGTTCTCGACGATTTCCATGTCATTCGCGCCAAACCGATCGACGACGCGGTCGCCTTCCTGCTTGAGCATCTCCCCCCGCAAATGCATCTGGTCATCGCGACTCGGGAGGATCCGCAGCTGCCGCTAAGCCGGTTGCGCGTACGCGGCGACTTGACCGAGCTGCGTGCCGCGGACCTTCGCTTTTCCGCCGGCGAAGCGGCCGCATTCTTCAACGAGGCGATGGGCCTGGCACTATCGGCGGACGACATTGAAGCATTGGAGAGCCGTACCGAGGGCTGGATCGCGGGGCTCCAGCTGGCTGCGCTCTCCATGCGAGGGCGCGAGGACATTCCGGCATTCATTCGCGCGTTCGCCGGAGACAACCGGTACATCATCGACTATTTGGTCGAGGAGGTTCTGCGCCGTCAGCCGGAATCGATGCGGAGCTTTCTGCTTCAAACCTCCATCCTCGAACGGTTGTCCGGGCCGCTGTGCGATGCCGTCACCGGCGAAGGGGAGGGCAGCGCGCGATTGGAAGCGCTGGAGAAGGGCAATTTTTTTGTCGTCCCGCTGGACGACAGACGCGAGTGGTATCGGTACCATCACCTCTTCGGCGAGGTGCTCGCCGTTCATTTAGAGGCAGACCAGCCGGATCGGATAGCCGAGCTGCATCGGCGTGCAAGTCGATGGTACGAACGGCATGGCTCGGCAGCCGACGCGATTCGTCACGCATTGGCGGCAGGCGATGACGCGCGGGCAGCGGACCTGATCGAGTGTGCCTGGCCGGAGATGCGGAGACTTAGGCAGGGGCTTGCCGTACTGGGCTGGCTGAGAGCGCTGCCCGACGAGTTGATACGCCGCAGACCCGTCTTGAGCGTCGCGTTCGCCTGGGCGTTAATGGCCGGCGGGGAGTTCGGAGCCGTCGAGGAGCGCCTTCAAGACGCGGAACGCCGGCTCGAAACAACCGCGAGCAGCCAAGCCAGCATGGCGGACAGGGTCGTCGTGGACGAAGAGGAGTTCCGTCATCTTCCGGGCACGATCGCCGGGTATCGCGCCGCGCGCGCCCAGGTGCTGGGCGATATACCGGCAGCGATCCGATATGCCCGGCGGGTCCTCGAGCTCGTGCCTGAGGGAGACCATCTTCGGCGCGGCGCGGCGGCGGCGCTCTTGGGACTGGCGGCGTGGACGAGCGGCGATCTCGAGACCGCGTACCGGATGTTTGACGAGGGTATGGCCGGCGTGCTGCTGGCCGGAAATATCTCGGACGCGATCGGGGGCGCGATCGCCTTGGCCGATATCCGGATTGCGCAAGGCCGGCTGCGCCAAGCGATGCGGGTCTACGAGCGAGGCTTGGAGGTAGCCGAGTCGCATGGCGAGCGCATGTCGCGGGGGACGATCGATATCCACGTGGCGATGAGCGAGCTCGACCGCGAGCACAACGATCTTCAGGCCGCCGCGGATCGCCTGTTGAAGGGCAAGGAACTGAACGAGCGCGCCCTTCGCCCGCAGATCGGCTATCGCTGGTACGTCGCCATGGCCCGGGTCGCGGAGGCGAACGAAGACCTGAATGGCGCGCTCTCGCTTCTCCATGAGGCGGAGCGGCTGTATAAGGGCCATTTTTTCCCCAATGTGCGTCCGATCTCGGCGATGAAAACACGGATCTGGCTTGCAATGGGGCGGCTGGACGATGCCCTCGATTGGGTGCGGGAGCAAGGGTTGTCCGCCTATGACGAGCTGTCCTATCTGCGCGAATTCGAGCACGTCACGCTTGCCAGGACGCTCCTGGCGAAGTATAGGCGCGATCGCAGTGACCATTCGATTCGTCAAGTATTGGGGCTGCTGGAACGCTTGCTTCAAGCGGCAGAGGAAGGCGGGAGGGCCGGGAGCTCGATCGAGATTCTGATCCTGCAGGCGATGGCTCATGAGACCCGAGGCAACCGCCTTGATGCGCTTGGACCGTTGGAACGCGCCTTGGCCTTAGCCGAATCGGAAGCCTACGTCCGCATCTTCGCGGACGTAGGCCAGCCCATGGCCGCCTTGCTTGAAGCTGCTTTGAAACAGGGAGTCTCCCCCGGTTATATCACTCAGCTTCTGTCCGCGCTCGGCAGAGCCGAGAGCAGAGCGGCGCACAAGCACACGCTAAGCGAGCCGTTGAGCGATCGGGAGCTCGAGGTGCTTCGGCTGTTCCGAACTGAGCTGAGCGGTCCGGATATCGCCCGCATGCTCCATATCTCGCTGAATACCCTGCGGTCGCATACGAAGAATATTTATAGCAAGCTCGAGGTGAACAACCGCCGCGCGGCCGTTCGCCGGGCGGAAGAGCTCGATTTAGACTAG